The stretch of DNA aagtatcttagaataaatatataaatatactCAAAATAATAAATGAGTATGTGAACATACGCACGATGGTATATTGATGGTGAGAGTAGCTACACGCGAGTATAGATAAAACCCGTCCTATATATATAGAAAAAAATTCATTCTACACGCACTTGTAGCTACTCCCATATATGTATTTCATGACGTAGTACGTATCTGACCCAACGAACAGTATTGTCGGTatatacggacaggggtacctcctgctagggtgtccagacacTTAGCGTCTCACCAtccgtaatctccccctcgtcttctgggtgacgtggcctatggcccgggcctgacagctggggtcatGGTCTCCGGATCTTCCCCGTGCTCTTAGAGGTCTGGGacctccacgtgcccatgaaGGCAGGGAGGCTTTCAGGTGGCCaccgcggacccggactcctcagggaggtccggggccgccacgtgtgaagGCCGGCCCTCCGCAAGCCTGACCGCTCCGACCAGCTTCAGGAGCCCGGACCCCCCCTCCCCcagggaaggggtccggtgccgcgaCGTGCCGCCCCCGcggtgggagcggggctggccctgctgCCTGCCCGTGGcaggaggcccttcgcgggtccccagcccacctaccagcatttaatgcggtagttgggccgggcgcgcccaagtcaaaaagtatggcctgccactgacacacggggcaggtaggctgataccacggtaagcccgcctgtttccaaggcggcgcgtcgtgtcaccgtatactgtgcgcaagcggcgtacagtcccatcacggcgccgcgcgcgggcgtgatgatggcctgtaacaggagagccgaggcgtgcgcttcCACAGTGCacgcggaggcaacggcgcagcgggtcagcgctgctccttcgcctgACAGATTCTCACCAAACAGTGGCAACACgacttcactgttgggtaacactgacagcggttACTGTGCAGGcaaggctgcacacggccatatcctggctgtagatacgcacatcaacttctcgatagagaagactacagagaggagctggagatgaagatctccatatctctcatagaacaggctcctgttggccgggcccacctgtcggggccccgcacagtgcaagcactcccttggactataaaagggagagtgcacccgTTAGAAGGGGGTTCAGATAGGTTCACACGAACACAAGCTAAGGGGCATCCAAGCTCACACAATCAATATAACatcaaagtggacgtagggtattacgctctggcggcccgaaccactctaaatccttgtgtctttccTGCATTCATCTGCTcatcgatcaagcgctcctaagtctcctccaaacccatccttaactaggataaGGTGGGTGCTTTTCGCCACCTgactggagatttcctccgacaagcATGTACATGaagtatgtgatcatactagaatATCTATAATGGTATATACGTTGggtatgtgaccatacataCAGTATGCGAacatactaatttttatatactGGTACTATATATATGATGAGTTTTTTCTACACTCGCATGTAGCTACTCTCATCATCAGTATACCACCGTGCGTATGTCCGTATACTTATAATTCACTTTAAGTATGTTTATATACTGATTCTAAGATACTCACAAGGATACATatgaaaaatttcaaaagcatccttATTTTATAAATATATCATCATTATACCTTTACTATTattagtatataaaaataagtaTGTCCATGTATTTTATGTATGGTTACATACCCAATATATATACTatctcatatatatatatatatataaagtgctgaattttgaaaaaaaaaaaaagacatgGTATATAAAAGAAAAGGAGCTCGTGCAGTGCGTGACGGACCCACACACGTCTTATCAAGTGCTGCGCCAACGTAGGGTCCAGCGCATCAGTCAGGTGATTATTGATTTCATTAATCTCCTCGTGAACGATGTGACTATCTTTGATAAAAGAGAATTCCTTTATCCGGGCCTCCGCGTGATTTTGATTCTGGATCCCTAATTTGTGAAGCTTTGTTCATCTCGCCGTGAGGACAATTCGAGACAAAACAATTTGTTACTCGGTCCTCATCAGGTAGTAGCTTGCATGGAACCGACTAATCAAAGCTTTTGTGATTTCAGGAGCTGGATAGCCATGTCGCCGTCCGGCGAGCCAGTCGCCGGCGATGAGCCGGAGCTCTCACCTCTCATGTCGCGTTCAAATTTAAAATGAAATGAGATGAGCAATCCTTATCAAAAAGGAAAATGAAATGAGCAATCGCTGCTATGGGCCTCAGCAAACGAACGGCAGAATCCGGCCCAGACGGCGTCCCTCCCTCCTGGATGCTCCTCAGGTCGGCGGATCGCGGCCGCACCCTCCGCATCCAACGGCCGACATGGCCCGACGGCCCGGACGGTAAATGAAACACCGTCCACCCGGCCGGCGCGCTCATGCGGTTCGCCGCCGCGCTGCGCTTCCAGGAGAGCCATTGACACTGTGGTGGCCGCGTCCACGGCCGGCGCAGTGCCACAGCCACCTCCTGAAGATTTCCAATATATGCTGGCAAACATCATTGCAGCAGGAAGGCAGGAGAAGAAACACATTGCGCGTAGTATGTATGGATCCCGAAATTATTCTTCTACTACCTCACTACCAACATAATGATTCACACAAAAGTAAGCACTAGATCATTCTAGAAATCAATCCCAGTTTCACTGTTTCTTCTGTTTCACTGCGACTTATGCGGAAAGAAGTTAGCAGAATCATTTCATTGGTCAACGGAATGTGCCAGTGGCCAAGAGAGGTTGTGGTCTAACCTCTAGTCAAGTACAGGGGCTATCATGAATGTAAAACCTGAAATCATTCTACCTGAATCTGAAACTATGCTACAGTTCAGATACAAATTGTGACAACACTGAATGTGAAGCTCTGTCACCTGTCATACATGatgttttctttttttaaaaaaaaaactcataCATGATAGTAGCTTCAAGTTTTGTTGGACAAGCTAGAAAGCACTTGAGCATCCATCATTATTCCTAACTCAACAATTCCACACCACAGGCCTGTGATGCTGAAAATTGATTCAGAACCAGCTGCATCGAAAAATAATGACAACTTTCAAACGAACAGTACAGCTAGCTGACAGTAGTACATGAAACGAGAAGACTGGAGCCGGTCGGCGGCCGACAGATGTGTGTATCGTCTAGATTTCTTCAGCAGAGACATGATATGGTCCTGCCCACAACCACAGCCCAAGCAATGGCCGTCAAATGAAATATCCAACTGAAACGTCGTGGTACCAGCTACGAGTATGTAATGCTGCTGGCGATTCATAAAAGGAGGCAAACTGCATGACTTTGTACTTGGCCTTGATcatgtgctgctgctgctactcccaccgttcccctcctcctcctcctcctcctcaggcTCATCAGAAAACCACTCAAAACCTTTGCTAACCTTGATGTTGGCTACAGGGTGTCGTGGGTGCATGTCAGCCGTGTCCCTCAGCGCGGACTCAGCAGCCCTTTGGTTGGATTCCTTAGCACCTCTCCCCCCCATAACTACAGAGATTTCTTTGAGGCCTGGTAGGTGCTCGATGCCAGCAGGCACAGCTCCGTACCTGTCCCATCCCTTTGCATTGAAACATAGCTCGAGCCTTTCGAGCTGGGGCATTGTCTCTGCCTCAAAGGTCAGGTACGATATCCTGCCACAGGCGACTCTAAAATGCTTCAGAACAGGGAATAATCCACTTCCTCCAGGAATGATGATCTTAGCTTCAGGAGCTCTATGGATGTGCAAAACTAGGTGGATAAGGGAGGGCAGCTGTGAAAGAATTCCAACATCATCCTCCAACACCTCCTGAACAGTGAGATACAGGTCATAGATGCTATGGAGCTGGCTAATCCACTTTGGAACCCTCGAGAACCACGATAGCCACTTTGCATGGAAGCTTTGCAGATGGAAGAAATAAGCTGGGACTGAACGCCATACATCGAAGCAGCTTCTGAAAAAAACATTATTACTACAAATATGTAGATGTCTGAGGTTGCAAAGGTTTTCAAAGGCGTGCACAACTTGCCAACATCTCGCAGCAGTCTCATCTCCAGATTTTTTGTATTCGTAGCCACAGCTGATTTCAAGATTTGTCAGATTTGTCAGTTCTCTCAGACCCTTGATACTGTCCAATGAGTTGCCCAAATCAAACTGGCCTAGAGTACGCAAAGATTTCATATTACCAATCCTATCAGGCAATATTACATAACCAGGAATAGCCAGATGCAACAACCGGCTCAAATTAAAAATATCTGATGGTAGTTTTGTAATCCGTGGCGCTATTCCAGTTCTTATGTCAAATGTTTCCAGTTGCTGAAGATCCCCAATTTTACTAGGTAACACCACATGGCAACCTTCTGCTACGATCTTTAAGAATCTTAACTGAAACAGGTGACGTATCCCAGTAAAGTCTAGCGATGGATTGGACCATCCTGAAatttcaattcctagaactCGGAGATGCTTGAACAGTTTAAAAGAGAGCAACTGCGAGGAGGTACCAAATCTTGCTAGCGTACGTATTTGGGATAGCTGGACAGATCTCGCTGCAGTGTCAGCAGTGTCATTTGTTGCATCATCCAGGTTGAGCGAGATCCGGCGGATCTTGTTTTGATGTCCTGTCATGTCTTGCATATCATCGATTATAGTTATGAAATTCTCTTCTCTAGACTTATGTAATATAAGATCGAGCATCATATCATGTACCCGGCAAGATATTACCTCACCATTATAGTCTGTATCTACAGGCAGAATCATACTTCTATTGATAAGCTCATTAAAATAGCTCTCTGCAATATCCTTTGGATCTATCCCACGCTCTTTACATATAAATCCTTCAGCAACCCATTGCCTAGTCAAATCATTCTTGTCAATTGTGTAGTCTTCTGGATAAATACCAAGATATAGCATGCAAGTCTTCAAATAATGAGGAAGATTTATGTAGCTGAGATTCAATATTTGTCTCATGCCTTCCAAGCTTGGGCTCACTTCAAAGTTGGAGCCTAGAGACTTCCGTACATACTCCCACCGCTCCTTTTTAAGCTTGTTTGGCTGATTGGCTAACAGGCTAGATGTTGTGATAATTGCAAGTGGCAAGCCACCACATTTTTTCAAAATTTCAGACGACACTTCGTTCAAATATGAAGGGCACATATCCTCTGAACCAAATATTCTTTTGAGGAATAAGCTTCTTGAGTCTTGGTCACTAAGGGCCTTCATTTTGTAAACACATTCAATGTGATTACTACAGCAAGCTCTAGCCACAGCCTCAATTCTGGTAGTTGTTATTACTCTGCTACCATTCGTGTTCTCCGGAAGAGCACATCTGATAATATCCCATGCAGAAGCATCCCAGATGTCATCGATTACAATGAGGTACCTGCGATGTAAATACATATGGAGTGTAGCAACCATCATGACAGAGTAAATGAAGACATGAAAGTATATCATCACTAAAGATCAAAAACAACAAGAAGAAAAACACAATTATCCCTACTCTGCTCCTTTCTTCTCATCCACTCAGTGAAAGATTGAGGAACATCGTTCCCCACTGTCTATTTCATctctttatttttttaaaaatgaaGTAGCTTTTTTCTGTGGGCTACACTGAAGGGGCATGGGATGTCAGAACAACCTGTCTGGTGCTAAAATTGAGCGAACTATGGCTCATGGGCCTTGCTCTGTTTTTCAAGTAACAATTCTCAAAACTGAATCATATATACTTAATTAGGCTGCGGTGAGAAAGAAATGCTAATTGGAGGGGTGCAATTTGAAGAATAGAAATGAAAAGCAATATTCAGAGTTCTGATAACAATTTTAAACCTTTTGTGTATTTTATAAGGATTTCTCTGTTTTTCATATGCTAATAATGAATATTTTAACAGATCTGATAAAGTACAAAACCATTGAATGCAGATTCCAAGTAATGTGAATGCTAACAAACATCCATTATACATTTAAGGATACAACACATACTAGTCAGCCACAAGAAACCAACGTCTAGAGAACAAATCTAGACACCTCATATTATAAAGTTCTAAAGAATACTATGGTGCTAAAGAAGAATAGcttcaaaataaaaaagaaagttTCATATCAGAAATCACTCAGAGCACAATTACTTTGAGACGCGCGTACCTCTTGTCCAATAGGAAATTTTTCAGTGCAATGATCAATTCAGACTCTTCCCACATTTCAATGTTGGTGTCCTTAGGAGCTACAAATCCAGCTTGAGATAATATGCTTCTCAGAATCTTCCTAATGTTTGGTTTTTGGGACACAGAAACAAAAGCTGGAGACTGGAACTTCTCCTCAAGCTTGTGATAAATCTCATTTGCAAGCGTAGTCTTTCCGAGACCTCCAAAGCCCACAATAGAGAGCACCTTTAGCTGATGCGCAGGCACACCCTCTCCATCCATCAACTGAATCAGCTGGTCTCTTGGTCCCTTGACACCGACAAGGCTCGTCGTCTCCGCATGGAGCGCCAACAAGCGAGGATCGATGGTTGTGTTGTTTTGCTTTGGGACAGTGTCGTCAATCTTGTACCTCGTGCGACGCTCACTTGCCTCCTTGACACGGATCTTAAGGCCttcaaactcttttgcaatctCATGCCTAGTGTTCATTGTTGTCAGCAACTTGGTGCTCCTGGTGATGAACCCTTTGAATCCGTGTGGCTTGCTGGAGTCACGTTCCACGCGGAGCATGAACTCGCTGATGCTGTCCTCGATGTCATAGGACAGCTCGCGAACCTCCTTGGCCCAGCACTTGTCTTGGTCGTCAGGCTCCTCTGAATCTGAGATCTTCTTCATGAAGACATACATGCTCTCGAGCTCAGCTTTTAGGAACATGATCTGCCCCTTAGCTTCTTTGAGCAACTTGTACTCGGCTGTGAGCAGCTCACTAAGCTTTCGAAGCAGGGAGCCCATGGCGCCGCCCGATGCGCTCACCACCGCAGCCTCCATGGCCTCCTCTTTCCTCTCTTTGCTTGCTCTCAATGTGACCGTGTGCAGTTTTCTCTGCGGTGCAGTGTGAGGTCTGCCAAGTGCCAAGCAAGCGCTTGACTGGAACAAATGAGACCCTAAGCAAAGAAAGATTCCTCTCATCAATCACAGATAGATACATATGCAATCTCTTTCTTCCTTGTTATTCCAATGACTTTTTTCACATGTGATCAGTGTTCTCTTTAGCATAAAGTCGTAATAATGGAGAATAGGGTGCCCACTGCACGGTACCAGTCCAAAAGGAAACAAAGTTGATAGGTACATGTGGATGCCTATCGTGCGTCTTGTGGTTTGCTCATCCTAAAAGTCTTTCCACTACCGTTAGTTTCTGATAAAATAATCTAAAGAGAACAATGAATACATACATATCAATACATGAAACTACCAATCTCGCTAAAAAAATATGTAAGAAACATGGCTCCATTAGGCTATAATTGTGATTTTGTTGATTGTATGATAATATAGTCAATCCGACTAATGTTAAGATTTTAGAATTGTCTAATTCACCCCTCCTCCTCATAGGCTACAAGCACCGATTTCTTTCAAAAAATTATTATCGCACGCTGTGATAGACAGCTGAACCAGCATCACTAAACGTGATTTATTTGACATTAATTGTGGTGTTCTCTTTGGAGTGTGTTTTGAGGTCTATGACAAGACGATTGGCTACAATGGGGTCCACATGCAGAGATTCTTCTCACCAATTATTGATCAATGCCGCACTCGCTTTGTTCCTTTTCATCATCTTTGCCTTTGGTTTGATTTTTGTGGAAGGAATGTGGCCGCTGCCAATGGGCGCGCGATTCCGAAGAACTGAAGGTGAGTGAGGGGCGCTTCTATATAACTTGTGGAAGCTGGTTAAACATTATAGCTTCAAAGCTCATTAAGCCCATTAGATCAAAATTAGAAGCTGTCAATTATATTAAAAGGATTAACATGAAAGCTGTCCAATAATTTTATACATGCGGTACCCCTTGGAAGCTCGAGGAGCCATCGTCTCCTCATATGTCAGATTCTATAAAAGAAAATACAAATAGGAAGCCCTTGCATGTCTAATTTAGTATTTTATATTCCACGCGTGCAGCTAGCTCGCATCTTGTGTTATTCAACGTAGGTCATGCACTTTGCATGATGCAAAGAAGACCAACCAACTCTAAATTACTCTCTCCGTCTAAAATAAATTATTCTACGATTCAAAACTTATTCTAAAAATAAATCATCTTACTCTATTTAGAAAGTGTATGTCATGGTAAGAATCAATTAGTGCTAGCTGGAAGGATTACTACATTATTGTGCTGCAATACAGGATATCAATATCAGTTCATTTATTTAAACAGTCACTATATAATATGTGATAGTTACGTATAAACTTAGCAAGTTTCGGAACCTAGATGTACACACCACTGCATCTTATAAGGATTAGATACCATGACACCGTGAGGATTGTCGGTGTACGTCACGGttctgtttttttaaaaaaaaaaccgAACCACAGGTGTATATAGAATGTAGATATACAGAGATGATCAGAAGCcagcgcgcgcgcccgcgcacACTCGCTTGGGGGTAATTAGTTAATGATCGACATTTACCAAACTGACAGCGGAAAGTGCTTATATTTCCCTAATGAGTCATATATTGAGTATGTAAAAAAGTGGTAGAGGTTAATTAGACCTTTAATCTTGCTTAGACATGCCCGGCCAGCATCTGCAGGTGTGCGTGTGCACCCGTGACCCAGCATCAGCATTTGTACCCTGTGATACACAAAGAAAAGGGTAATGGTCAATATTTAGCTAGaaggaatatatatatatatatatatatatatatatatatatatatacatgaaAAATCTATTCTACACGCGCTTGTAGCTACTCCTACGTATGTATCTCATGATGGAGGACGTCGTATCTAACCCAATAAAAGATATGCACGATGTGTATAtgatcatactagaccatctgTAATGGTACATACGTTGGGTATATGACCGAGTATGTAGACATACTTAATTTTATATACTAGTATTAAGGTATAATAATATATGTTTAAAAAATaaggatgcttttgaaatttttcgtaTATATCCCTTTAAAGTATCTTagaataaatatataaatatactCAAAATAATAAATGAGTATGTGAACATACGCACGATGGTATATTGATGGTGAGAGTAGCTACACGCGAGTGTAGATAAAACCcgtcctatatatatataggaaaaATTCATTCTACACGCATTTGTAGCTACTCCCATATGTGTATCTCATGACGTAGGACGTATCTGACCCAACGAAGAGCATGTACATGAAGTACGTGATCATATTAGAATATCTATAATGGTATATACGTTGggtatgtgaccatacataCAGTATGCGAacatactaatttttatatactagtactatATATATGATGAGGTTTTTCTACACTCGCATGTAGCTACTCTCATCATCAGTATACCACCGTGCGTATGTCCGTATACTTATAATTCACTTTAAATATGTTTATGTACTGATTCTAAGATACTCACAAGGATACATatgaaaaatttcaaaagcatccttattttttaaatatatcatcATTATACCTGTAGTATTattagtatataaaaataagtaTGTCCATGTATTTTATGTATGGTCACGTACCCAATATATATactatcatatatatatatatatatatatatatatattaagtgctgaattttgaaaaaaaaagacatGGTATATAAAAGAAAAGGAGCTCGTGCAGTGCGTGACGGACCCACACACGTCTTATCAAGTGCTGCGCCAACGTAGGGTCCAGCGCATCAGTCAGGTGATTATTGATTTCATTAATCTCCTCGTGAACGATGTGACTATCTTTGATAAAAGAGAATTCCTTTATCCGGGCCTCCGCGTGATTTGTAAAGTGGCGTCAATAGATTTTAATTCTGGATCCCTAATTTGTGAAGCTTTGTTCATCTCGCCGTGAGGACTAGTAGAATGAAAAAGAAATAGAGACAATTCGAGACAAAACAATTTGTTACTCGGTCCTCATCAGGTAGTAGCTTGCATGGAACCGACTAATCAAAGCTAGAAAGCACTTGAGCATCCATCATTATTCCTAACTCAACAATTCCACACCACAGGCCTGTGATGCTGAAAATTGATTCAGAACCAGCAGCATCGGAAAATAATGACAACTTTCAAACGAACAGTACAGCTAGCTGACAGTAGTACATGAAACGAGAAGACTGGAGCCGGTCGGCGGCCGACAGATGTGTGTATCGTCTAGATTTCTTCAGCAGAGACATGATATGGTCCTGCCCACAACCACAGCCCAAGCAATGGCCGTCAAATGAAATATCCAACTGAAACGTCGTGGTACCAGCTACGAGTATGTAATGCTGCTGGCGATTCATAAAAGGAGGCAAACTGCATGACTTTGTACTTGGCCTTGATcatgtgctgctgctgctactcccaccgttcccctcctcctcctcctcctcaggcTCATCAAATACCCACCCTCTACCTTTGTTAACCTTGATGTTGGCTACAGGACGTCGTGGGTGCATGTCAGCCGTGTCCCTCAGCGCGGACTCAGCAGCCCTCCGGTTGGATTCGTTAGCACCGCTCCCCCCAATATCTACAGAGATTTCTTTGAGGCCTGGTAGGTGCTCGATGCCAGCAGGCACAGCTCCGTACCTGTCCCATCCCTTTGCATTGAAACATAGCTCGAGCCTTTCGAGCTTGGGCATTGTCTCTGCCTCAAAGGTCAGGTACGATATCCTGCCACAGATGATTCTAAAATGTTTCAGAACAGGGAATAATCCACTTCCTCCAGGAATGATGATCTTAGCTTCAGGAGCTCTACGGATGTGCAAAACTAGGTGGATAAGGGAGGGCAGCTGTGAAAGAATT from Panicum hallii strain FIL2 chromosome 3, PHallii_v3.1, whole genome shotgun sequence encodes:
- the LOC112888093 gene encoding putative disease resistance RPP13-like protein 2, with protein sequence MEAAVVSASGGAMGSLLRKLSELLTAEYKLLKEAKGQIMFLKAELESMYVFMKKISDSEEPDDQDKCWAKEVRELSYDIEDSISEFMLRVERDSSKPHGFKGFITRSTKLLTTMNTRHEIAKEFEGLKIRVKEASERRTRYKIDDTVPKQNNTTIDPRLLALHAETTSLVGVKGPRDQLIQLMDGEGVPAHQLKVLSIVGFGGLGKTTLANEIYHKLEEKFQSPAFVSVSQKPNIRKILRSILSQAGFVAPKDTNIEMWEESELIIALKNFLLDKRYLIVIDDIWDASAWDIIRCALPENTNGSRVITTTRIEAVARACCSNHIECVYKMKALSDQDSRSLFLKRIFGSEDMCPSYLNEVSSEILKKCGGLPLAIITTSSLLANQPNKLKKERWEYVRKSLGSNFEVSPSLEGMRQILNLSYINLPHYLKTCMLYLGIYPEDYTIDKNDLTRQWVAEGFICKERGIDPKDIAESYFNELINRSMILPVDTDYNGEVISCRVHDMMLDLILHKSREENFITIIDDMQDMTGHQNKIRRISLNLDDATNDTADTAARSVQLSQIRTLARFGTSSQLLSFKLFKHLRVLGIEISGWSNPSLDFTGIRHLFQLRFLKIVAEGCHVVLPSKIGDLQQLETFDIRTGIAPRITKLPSDIFNLSRLLHLAIPGYVILPDRIGNMKSLRTLGQFDLGNSLDSIKGLRELTNLTNLEISCGYEYKKSGDETAARCWQVVHAFENLCNLRHLHICSNNVFFRSCFDVWRSVPAYFFHLQSFHAKWLSWFSRVPKWISQLHSIYDLYLTVQEVLEDDVGILSQLPSLIHLVLHIHRAPEAKIIIPGGSGLFPVLKHFRVACGRISYLTFEAETMPQLERLELCFNAKGWDRYGAVPAGIEHLPGLKEISVVMGGRGAKESNQRAAESALRDTADMHPRHPVANIKVSKGFEWFSDEPEEEEEEEGNGGSSSSST